Proteins encoded within one genomic window of Companilactobacillus sp.:
- a CDS encoding aminotransferase class I/II-fold pyridoxal phosphate-dependent enzyme, producing the protein MRNPVDLMNPEVVAIKQQEIFKFNALAKSNKNVVNMTVGEPNFSTPSHIKLAAIQAIINDDTRYTVPEGDHALLQAAAGYMNKKYGLNYDPDTEMLVTLGVTEGVFSTLNALLSEGDEVLIPAPCYTIYGPDTDFDHATPIYLDTSKSEFRVLPEQLDQVLQAHPRIKAFLFNYPNNPTGVTYNKVQLEQLAEVLSRYDVFVISDEIYSELTYNSKHYSFAKLLPKQTILLNGVSKSHAMTGWRIGIACGPKEIIEQINKIHELATTAVSTISQAAATEAYKNGFDDPIRMRDEYKKRRDVLLSGLEKLDFYCPIPDGAFYLFAKIPDGMNQDDVFFAKDLLNQEGLAILPGSFFGEGGAGHLRLSYAASMESINSALVKLGDYVKNYSHAIEHNK; encoded by the coding sequence ATGAGAAACCCTGTAGATTTAATGAACCCTGAAGTTGTTGCAATTAAGCAACAAGAAATTTTTAAATTTAATGCACTTGCCAAGTCCAATAAAAATGTTGTCAATATGACAGTTGGAGAACCTAATTTTTCCACGCCATCGCACATTAAATTGGCTGCCATCCAAGCGATCATCAATGATGATACTAGATATACCGTTCCTGAAGGAGATCATGCATTATTACAGGCTGCTGCGGGCTATATGAATAAGAAGTATGGTTTAAATTATGACCCAGACACTGAAATGTTAGTAACGCTAGGAGTTACTGAAGGTGTTTTTTCAACCTTGAATGCATTGCTTTCTGAAGGTGACGAAGTATTGATACCCGCACCTTGTTACACGATTTACGGACCAGATACGGATTTTGACCACGCTACGCCAATTTATTTGGATACGTCGAAGTCAGAATTTCGGGTTTTACCTGAACAGTTGGATCAAGTTTTACAAGCACATCCGAGAATCAAAGCGTTTTTATTCAATTATCCAAATAATCCAACTGGAGTTACTTATAATAAAGTACAATTAGAACAGTTGGCTGAAGTTTTGAGCCGCTATGACGTTTTCGTTATCAGCGATGAAATTTACAGTGAACTAACTTATAATTCAAAACATTATTCATTTGCTAAATTATTGCCAAAACAGACGATTTTGCTAAATGGAGTTTCTAAATCCCATGCGATGACTGGTTGGAGAATCGGTATCGCCTGTGGTCCAAAGGAAATTATTGAACAGATAAATAAAATTCACGAATTAGCTACCACAGCTGTTTCGACAATTTCTCAAGCCGCCGCTACTGAAGCATACAAAAACGGTTTTGATGACCCAATCAGAATGCGCGATGAATACAAAAAGCGGCGTGATGTCTTATTGTCAGGCTTAGAAAAATTAGATTTCTACTGTCCGATTCCAGATGGCGCCTTCTATTTATTTGCTAAGATCCCAGATGGGATGAACCAAGACGACGTCTTTTTTGCAAAAGATCTCTTGAATCAAGAAGGTCTTGCAATCTTGCCTGGAAGTTTCTTTGGCGAAGGCGGAGCTGGTCATTTGAGATTAAGCTATGCTGCAAGTATGGAAAGTATCAATAGTGCTTTGGTAAAATTAGGGGATTACGTTAAGAATTATTCGCACGCGATAGAACATAATAAATAA
- the nadE gene encoding ammonia-dependent NAD(+) synthetase, with protein MRPLQKEIIEFEKTKPEIDAKAEIRRSVDFLKDYLLKNKGLKTLVLGISGGQDSTLAGKLSEMAMTELRQETNDQDYQFVAVRLPYGEQADESDCMQAIEWMKADQVVRVNIKKSVDEMVNAIEANGLEISDFNKGNIKARTRMIAQYAVAGENAGVVVGTDHAAENITGFYTKFGDGAADVTPLFRLDKRQGKQMLKYLDAPTNLYEKTPTADLEEDRPSLPDEKALGVSYKYIDDYLEGRDVPDDAAEVIEGWYKRTAHKRRSPYTVFDD; from the coding sequence ATGCGTCCGTTACAAAAGGAAATTATTGAATTTGAAAAAACTAAACCGGAGATCGATGCCAAAGCAGAAATCAGACGTTCAGTTGATTTTTTGAAGGATTACTTGTTGAAAAATAAGGGATTAAAGACTTTGGTCTTAGGTATTTCTGGTGGGCAAGATTCTACTCTTGCTGGTAAGTTGTCAGAAATGGCAATGACTGAATTACGTCAAGAAACTAATGACCAAGACTACCAATTCGTTGCTGTTCGTTTACCTTACGGCGAACAAGCTGATGAATCCGATTGTATGCAAGCAATCGAATGGATGAAGGCTGACCAAGTTGTTCGCGTCAATATCAAAAAAAGCGTTGACGAAATGGTCAATGCAATTGAAGCAAATGGCTTAGAAATTTCTGATTTCAACAAAGGTAACATCAAAGCTAGAACTAGAATGATCGCCCAATATGCGGTTGCTGGCGAGAATGCTGGCGTTGTAGTCGGAACAGACCACGCTGCTGAAAACATCACTGGTTTCTACACTAAATTCGGTGATGGTGCAGCTGATGTTACGCCACTGTTTAGATTGGATAAGCGCCAAGGAAAGCAAATGCTGAAATACTTGGATGCTCCAACTAATCTTTATGAGAAGACTCCAACAGCCGACTTAGAGGAAGATCGTCCAAGCTTGCCTGATGAAAAAGCTTTAGGTGTATCATACAAATATATCGATGATTATTTGGAAGGACGAGACGTTCCTGACGATGCCGCTGAAGTGATCGAGGGCTGGTACAAACGGACAGCTCACAAGCGTCGTTCTCCATATACAGTATTTGATGATTAA
- a CDS encoding WecB/TagA/CpsF family glycosyltransferase, translating into MHKNRINILGTEFDNFTQDQFHKLVSTDLDNHANKFIVTPNPEIVLSARDNTRFSNIVNNADYVIPDGIGIIKGARMLGTPMHERITGFDTLMFLINQANQKHLKLYMVGAKPEVINASAARIKKEFPNIDLVGYHDGYFKDDGIIATEIAEKQPDIILVALGSPKQEYFINKYRDRCTAVWIGVGGSFDVFSGTKKRAPKVVQKLSLEWFYRLVKEPTRFGRMLAIPKYLHLIKKESKNNN; encoded by the coding sequence ATGCACAAAAATAGAATAAATATTCTGGGAACAGAATTCGATAATTTTACACAAGATCAATTTCACAAGTTAGTTAGTACTGATTTAGATAATCATGCTAATAAATTTATCGTGACCCCAAATCCCGAAATTGTCCTATCGGCTCGCGATAATACCCGTTTTTCAAACATCGTGAACAATGCTGATTACGTCATACCTGATGGAATCGGTATTATCAAGGGTGCTAGAATGCTCGGAACACCGATGCACGAACGTATCACCGGATTCGACACATTGATGTTCTTGATCAATCAAGCAAATCAAAAGCATTTGAAATTATACATGGTCGGCGCCAAGCCAGAAGTTATCAACGCCAGTGCGGCCAGAATAAAAAAAGAATTCCCTAATATCGATCTAGTCGGCTACCACGACGGCTATTTCAAAGATGACGGAATAATCGCAACCGAAATTGCTGAAAAGCAACCAGACATCATTTTAGTTGCTTTAGGTTCACCTAAGCAAGAATACTTTATCAATAAGTATCGCGACCGTTGCACGGCGGTATGGATTGGTGTCGGCGGTAGTTTCGACGTCTTTTCGGGAACTAAGAAGCGAGCACCAAAGGTGGTGCAAAAGCTAAGTCTCGAGTGGTTCTATCGTTTGGTGAAGGAGCCAACCAGATTCGGTAGAATGCTCGCCATCCCGAAGTATTTGCATTTAATTAAGAAGGAATCAAAGAATAATAATTAA
- a CDS encoding RNA-guided endonuclease TnpB family protein, translating into MVLKGLKLRIYPNKYQIEQIEFNFGANRYIWNTMLDMMKKRHDNNPDCKFLKAFDLNNLLKRLKEEEPWLRRAESTSLQATDHDLIEAYKRFFEKSHGFPRFKSKKYPKQSYQSKCINNNITQVDNNLIELPKLGVMRFKAGKEIPEVIKSVTVRRSFIGKYYAVLLVESESQSFDKTGKKLGIDLGVADLIIGSNGKKYPTVRFDKLLAHKKHQWEKKLARRRIGALKDIQSIRKIGMFEPKSLNQYANYMKAKIMVAKYNEKIANQRNDYIQKITTRLVMDNDVIVMEDLKTKNLLHNHKLARAIANQSWREIRRQLEYKCQLYQKKLIVIDPYKTSQLCSNCGYDDGKQALKIREWTCPKCHKDLDRDINASKNILKKGLEQALVKEL; encoded by the coding sequence ATGGTGCTAAAAGGTTTGAAACTACGTATATATCCTAATAAATATCAAATTGAGCAGATTGAATTTAACTTCGGAGCCAACAGATATATTTGGAACACTATGCTAGATATGATGAAAAAACGTCACGATAACAATCCTGATTGTAAATTTCTCAAGGCTTTCGACTTGAACAATCTTTTGAAACGCTTGAAGGAAGAAGAACCATGGTTGAGACGAGCCGAAAGCACTAGCCTACAAGCAACTGATCACGACCTCATTGAAGCATATAAGCGATTCTTTGAGAAGTCCCACGGGTTTCCTAGATTCAAAAGTAAGAAATATCCGAAGCAGTCATACCAATCTAAATGTATTAACAACAATATTACTCAAGTGGATAACAACCTGATCGAGTTGCCTAAGCTAGGAGTGATGAGATTCAAAGCTGGTAAAGAGATACCAGAAGTTATTAAGTCGGTTACAGTAAGACGTTCCTTCATTGGCAAATACTATGCAGTTTTACTAGTAGAAAGCGAGAGTCAATCGTTCGACAAAACAGGGAAAAAATTGGGAATTGACTTAGGAGTTGCAGACCTGATAATCGGGTCTAATGGCAAGAAATATCCAACGGTACGGTTTGATAAGCTTCTTGCACATAAGAAACATCAGTGGGAAAAAAAGCTGGCTAGAAGACGTATTGGAGCTTTGAAAGACATACAGAGCATCAGAAAAATCGGAATGTTCGAGCCAAAATCTTTGAATCAATATGCAAACTACATGAAAGCTAAGATAATGGTCGCCAAATATAATGAGAAGATCGCTAATCAACGAAACGACTACATACAAAAGATAACTACTCGACTTGTAATGGACAACGATGTAATCGTAATGGAAGATTTGAAAACCAAAAATCTTCTACATAATCACAAATTAGCAAGAGCAATAGCTAATCAATCATGGAGAGAGATACGCCGACAACTGGAATATAAGTGTCAATTGTATCAAAAAAAGCTGATAGTCATTGATCCTTACAAGACTAGTCAGCTCTGTTCTAATTGTGGATATGACGATGGCAAGCAAGCGTTAAAGATACGTGAATGGACTTGTCCAAAATGCCACAAAGATTTGGATAGAGATATAAATGCTAGTAAAAACATATTGAAAAAGGGCTTGGAACAAGCCTTAGTAAAAGAGCTCTGA
- a CDS encoding helix-turn-helix domain-containing protein — protein MGRQYTYEQKINLIEEFKQSNLPKQTFAKSKNIPCTTFRGWYWVYTEYGAEGLKKQKTPNHYSAETKISAVKAYRNGEGTLHEVTSKYGIKDTKQLRYWLIQYNDDKKLTDSPVGRKVIHVSKKTTLEERIQVVEYVTLQDHSYAAASEHFQVSYQQVRMWVMKAEHIGYSALADERGHKKTRDHVELTELDKLKLENRQLKAELEKHKAIEAFEKKFNEIQRGE, from the coding sequence ATGGGCAGACAATATACTTACGAACAGAAGATTAATTTAATTGAAGAGTTCAAACAATCTAATCTTCCAAAACAAACCTTTGCGAAATCGAAAAATATACCATGTACAACGTTTAGAGGATGGTATTGGGTTTATACGGAATATGGAGCGGAAGGCTTGAAAAAGCAGAAAACCCCTAATCATTACAGTGCGGAAACTAAGATCAGTGCTGTAAAGGCATATAGAAATGGTGAAGGAACTTTACATGAAGTAACAAGTAAATATGGTATTAAGGACACAAAGCAGCTTAGATACTGGCTAATACAGTATAATGATGACAAGAAACTGACAGATTCACCTGTTGGAAGGAAGGTCATCCACGTGTCAAAGAAAACAACGTTAGAAGAAAGAATTCAAGTGGTTGAGTACGTTACCCTACAAGATCATTCTTACGCTGCAGCCTCAGAACATTTTCAAGTATCTTACCAACAAGTACGCATGTGGGTAATGAAAGCTGAACATATTGGATATTCTGCTTTGGCAGACGAACGCGGTCATAAGAAAACCAGAGATCACGTTGAATTGACAGAATTAGATAAATTAAAATTAGAGAATCGTCAACTCAAAGCTGAACTTGAAAAACATAAAGCAATTGAAGCCTTTGAAAAAAAATTCAACGAAATCCAGCGTGGGGAGTGA
- a CDS encoding nicotinate phosphoribosyltransferase encodes MTQNLDRDLTLHTDYYELNMMYTYWRKGIHNRRSVFECYFRNLPFDNGYAIFAGLEHVVDYLKTLSFSDDDIDYLREYGEFDEDFLRWLKDLTFSCTIRSAKEGDLVFNGEPIFQVEGPLAQATLIETAILNIINFQTLIATKAARIKTVCGDNPVLEFGSRRAQEVDAAIWGSRASYIGGFDATSNVLAGKMFGIPISGTHAHALVQAYQNEYEAFKAYAETHKNCVFLVDTYDTLKSGVPSAIRVAKEMGDKINFQGVRIDSGDMAYISKRVREQLDEAGFKDAKIYASNDLDEKTVLNLKMQDAKIDVWGIGTKNITAFDQPALGAVYKLVSIEDEKGNMLDTLKLSSNAAKISTPGKKQVWRITNKDKNDKSEGDYVSLFDEDPREHNSLYMFHPQYTYINKTVENFDAKPLLVDVYKDGKLVYDFPSVQEIREYCADNLDSLWDEYKRLLNPQIYPVDLSSKLYSHRMKYIEKVRNDVNNIKVGD; translated from the coding sequence ATGACTCAAAATTTGGATCGTGATCTTACTTTACATACGGATTATTATGAATTGAATATGATGTATACATACTGGAGAAAGGGAATCCACAATCGTCGTTCAGTTTTTGAATGTTACTTCAGAAACTTGCCATTCGACAACGGCTATGCAATCTTTGCTGGTCTTGAACACGTCGTGGATTATTTAAAGACTCTTTCTTTCTCTGATGACGATATTGATTATTTAAGAGAGTATGGGGAATTTGATGAAGATTTCTTGCGCTGGCTTAAAGATCTCACATTTAGCTGTACAATTCGTTCAGCTAAAGAAGGGGATCTAGTGTTTAATGGCGAACCAATTTTTCAAGTTGAAGGACCCTTGGCACAAGCAACTCTTATTGAAACTGCTATCTTAAATATCATCAATTTTCAAACTTTGATTGCCACTAAAGCTGCTCGTATTAAGACAGTTTGTGGTGACAATCCAGTCCTCGAATTCGGTTCACGCCGTGCTCAAGAAGTCGACGCTGCTATTTGGGGTAGTCGTGCTTCATACATCGGTGGCTTTGATGCTACTAGTAACGTTTTGGCTGGTAAAATGTTTGGTATTCCAATTTCTGGAACGCATGCTCATGCATTGGTCCAAGCTTATCAAAATGAATACGAAGCCTTTAAGGCATACGCCGAAACGCACAAGAACTGCGTGTTCTTAGTTGATACATATGACACCCTCAAGAGTGGTGTGCCTAGTGCTATTCGTGTTGCCAAAGAAATGGGCGACAAGATCAACTTCCAAGGTGTACGAATCGATTCCGGCGATATGGCTTATATCTCAAAACGTGTTCGTGAACAATTGGATGAAGCTGGATTCAAGGATGCTAAAATTTATGCATCTAACGACTTAGATGAAAAGACTGTCCTAAACTTGAAGATGCAAGATGCTAAGATCGATGTTTGGGGTATTGGTACTAAAAATATCACAGCCTTTGATCAACCTGCACTGGGTGCAGTTTACAAATTGGTCAGCATCGAAGACGAAAAGGGCAACATGCTAGATACTTTGAAACTATCAAGCAACGCTGCCAAGATTTCGACTCCTGGCAAAAAACAAGTTTGGAGAATTACTAACAAGGATAAGAACGACAAATCAGAAGGTGACTATGTTTCGCTTTTTGACGAAGATCCTCGTGAACATAATTCTCTATACATGTTCCATCCACAATACACTTACATCAATAAGACAGTTGAAAACTTCGATGCTAAGCCATTGTTAGTCGATGTTTATAAAGATGGCAAGTTAGTTTATGACTTTCCATCTGTCCAAGAGATCCGTGAATATTGTGCGGACAACTTGGATTCATTGTGGGATGAGTACAAACGTTTATTGAACCCACAAATTTATCCTGTCGATCTATCTTCAAAACTATACAGCCACCGTATGAAATACATTGAAAAAGTACGGAATGACGTTAACAATATTAAAGTTGGTGATTAA
- a CDS encoding IS3 family transposase: protein MNKQNRQAYQAIIEVCQNHHGWKSILLEYMGVSRQAFNKFVKRKESPWEKRNELLKKKVLEIYNFHTQTIGAGKILLNLRMEGSLEFGVTLKQIKRVMRELNIRCKSCTKKKDRQDDEDRYIKDNVLNQNFDAKAPNEIWLSDSTQLEFGIEQRQKIQLSGVLDLYGRHLIGFNLTPSETAEAETEMFENVFDKMGDVHPLVHTDRGSAYVSNKFNKLLSQHQVTRSMSRPGTPFDNAPMEHWWREFKNRWMDRFPTPTTFEELKRLVEAGINYFNNNDRSETRNGLTPAEYWNKAISLSL, encoded by the coding sequence GTGAACAAACAAAACAGACAAGCTTATCAGGCAATAATTGAGGTTTGTCAAAATCATCATGGATGGAAGTCCATTTTATTAGAGTATATGGGCGTAAGCAGACAGGCCTTTAATAAATTTGTTAAACGTAAAGAAAGTCCATGGGAAAAAAGAAATGAATTACTAAAGAAAAAAGTCCTTGAGATTTACAACTTTCATACCCAAACAATTGGTGCAGGTAAAATCCTTCTCAATCTTAGAATGGAAGGATCATTGGAGTTTGGTGTTACGCTCAAACAAATCAAGCGAGTTATGAGAGAACTAAATATTCGCTGTAAATCATGTACAAAGAAAAAGGATCGTCAAGACGATGAAGATAGATACATTAAAGATAATGTGCTAAATCAAAATTTTGATGCCAAAGCTCCAAATGAAATTTGGTTATCTGATTCAACTCAATTAGAATTCGGAATCGAACAGAGACAAAAGATACAGCTAAGTGGTGTATTGGATCTTTATGGTAGACATTTGATTGGATTCAATTTAACCCCATCTGAGACCGCAGAAGCTGAAACAGAAATGTTTGAAAATGTGTTCGACAAAATGGGTGATGTACATCCTCTTGTTCATACTGATCGGGGATCAGCCTATGTCTCAAATAAGTTCAATAAGCTTTTATCGCAACATCAAGTTACTAGAAGTATGTCCAGACCAGGAACACCTTTTGACAACGCTCCAATGGAACACTGGTGGAGAGAATTTAAAAATCGATGGATGGACCGTTTTCCAACTCCTACAACTTTTGAAGAATTGAAAAGATTGGTAGAAGCAGGAATAAATTATTTTAATAATAATGATCGATCAGAAACAAGAAATGGCCTTACTCCAGCAGAATACTGGAATAAAGCCATTAGTTTGAGTTTATAA
- a CDS encoding SprT family protein, which translates to MTDQELTELIKKVSQENFGKPFIHQANFNSRLQTTGGRFHLRDRHIDINPKMYQIYGRDTLIGIIKHELCHYHLYNAGLPSQHRDREFKVLLKQVGGLRYAPSVKNVKHHKRVHVYECTKCGTIYRRVRKLDTKRYVCGKCRGKLKFVNDIELSS; encoded by the coding sequence ATGACAGATCAAGAATTAACAGAATTAATCAAAAAGGTTTCCCAAGAAAATTTTGGGAAGCCTTTTATTCATCAGGCTAACTTTAATTCGCGACTCCAGACTACTGGTGGACGATTTCATTTGCGGGATCGTCACATTGACATCAATCCTAAAATGTATCAGATCTACGGCAGAGACACATTGATCGGCATCATCAAACATGAACTATGTCACTATCATTTGTATAACGCTGGATTGCCATCGCAGCATCGTGACCGTGAATTTAAAGTCTTATTAAAGCAAGTTGGGGGATTACGCTATGCCCCAAGCGTTAAAAACGTTAAGCATCATAAAAGGGTCCATGTTTACGAATGTACCAAGTGTGGAACAATTTATCGACGGGTCAGAAAGCTAGATACTAAGCGGTATGTTTGCGGAAAATGTCGTGGAAAACTCAAATTTGTTAATGATATTGAATTATCTTCTTGA
- a CDS encoding glycosyltransferase gives MRVLHINAGNEDGGARTYIINLMKGQETTDTDATLMTFEDGPVARMARDNGLNVVVMPQKRQIDLSILTPLVSYINSHQIDIVHTHGPRANFILSLIKNRIKSTWVTTVHSDPRIDFSGLKGKVFLKLNIRALKQADYIFYMNPNLVSYFDSLQIPSSKTNEVFNAIDFKQSMPDPRPQKRFSILMVARLVAVKNHSMALHALAKLDFDFKMVFVGDGPLMVELKNEANKLGLRDKVDFVGFHENTGDYYDECDVSMLTSNSESLPTVYLESALHGRPVIATNVGATDKVIGEKTGWLVQPGNVSQLVQALQAAHAEWENDDLDSKGMELYQEAKNNYSIEKLAEAVNAGYKAVLKA, from the coding sequence ATGCGGGTCTTACACATTAATGCTGGAAACGAAGATGGAGGCGCTAGAACCTACATTATCAACCTGATGAAAGGGCAAGAAACTACCGATACTGATGCCACTTTGATGACTTTTGAAGATGGCCCAGTGGCTAGAATGGCTCGAGACAATGGTCTAAATGTGGTGGTAATGCCACAGAAGAGACAGATCGACTTGTCAATTCTGACGCCATTGGTTTCATATATTAACAGTCATCAGATCGACATCGTTCACACTCATGGACCAAGAGCTAATTTTATTTTGTCCTTGATCAAGAATCGGATCAAATCGACTTGGGTAACCACTGTTCACTCTGATCCAAGAATCGACTTTTCTGGATTAAAAGGGAAAGTCTTCTTGAAGTTGAACATACGTGCTCTTAAACAGGCTGATTATATTTTTTACATGAATCCTAACTTGGTCAGCTATTTTGATTCATTGCAAATTCCTTCATCCAAAACTAATGAAGTGTTTAATGCAATCGATTTTAAGCAATCAATGCCAGATCCACGTCCACAAAAGCGATTTAGCATCTTGATGGTTGCTAGATTAGTTGCTGTCAAAAATCACTCAATGGCTTTGCACGCGTTAGCTAAGCTTGATTTTGATTTCAAAATGGTTTTTGTAGGCGACGGTCCATTGATGGTCGAATTGAAAAATGAAGCCAATAAGTTAGGACTTCGCGATAAGGTAGATTTTGTTGGTTTCCACGAAAACACCGGTGATTATTATGACGAATGCGATGTCTCAATGTTGACGTCAAATTCTGAAAGTTTGCCAACGGTTTATTTGGAATCAGCTCTTCATGGTCGTCCAGTTATTGCCACAAATGTTGGTGCAACTGATAAAGTGATTGGGGAAAAGACTGGCTGGCTCGTTCAACCGGGCAACGTATCTCAACTAGTTCAGGCACTTCAAGCAGCACATGCTGAATGGGAAAATGATGACTTAGATTCCAAGGGGATGGAACTATATCAAGAGGCTAAAAACAACTATTCGATTGAGAAACTCGCAGAAGCTGTAAATGCGGGCTATAAGGCTGTTTTAAAGGCTTAG
- a CDS encoding glycosyltransferase family 2 protein, which produces MTEAFKLGIVVPCYNEEEVLPETNKELTQIISNLVNENKITNDSKIVFVDDGSSDKTWSMIDEYSKTNDYASGVKLSRNFGHQGALLAGVTSASNSCDAVVTIDADLQDDVNAIPKMVDEFLNGSEVVYGVRNNRQTDTSFKRDTAEGFYKVMGWLGVKLVPDSADFRLMSQRACKVLLSYRETNLFLRGIVPMVGFKSAKVYYARKERFAGTSKYPLRKMLKLAINGITSFSIVPIKMIMQLGFLIVLISIGLLIYTIVQKIHGNVVTGWSSMMISIWALGGVQLICISVIGEYVGKIFNEVKHRPRFTIERDIYTEKTLKEENNEVK; this is translated from the coding sequence ATGACAGAAGCGTTTAAATTAGGAATCGTAGTTCCTTGTTACAACGAAGAAGAAGTTCTTCCTGAAACCAACAAAGAGTTGACCCAGATCATTAGTAACCTCGTTAATGAAAATAAGATCACTAATGACAGCAAGATCGTCTTTGTCGACGACGGCAGCAGCGATAAAACCTGGTCAATGATCGATGAGTATTCTAAGACTAACGACTATGCCTCAGGCGTTAAGTTGAGTCGTAACTTTGGTCACCAAGGTGCCTTGTTGGCTGGAGTCACTAGTGCATCGAATAGTTGCGATGCGGTCGTTACGATTGATGCCGACTTGCAAGACGACGTTAATGCAATTCCCAAAATGGTCGACGAATTTCTCAATGGCAGCGAAGTAGTTTATGGCGTTAGAAATAACCGCCAAACCGATACTTCGTTCAAGCGCGACACTGCTGAAGGCTTTTATAAAGTCATGGGATGGCTAGGTGTCAAATTAGTCCCTGATTCAGCTGATTTTCGACTTATGAGCCAACGTGCCTGCAAGGTGCTTTTGAGTTACCGTGAAACAAATTTGTTTTTACGTGGAATCGTTCCAATGGTCGGTTTTAAATCTGCCAAAGTTTATTATGCTCGTAAGGAACGTTTTGCTGGAACGTCTAAGTATCCGTTGCGAAAAATGCTCAAATTAGCAATCAACGGAATTACTTCGTTTTCGATCGTGCCAATTAAGATGATCATGCAACTGGGATTTTTAATTGTCTTGATCAGTATCGGCTTACTCATTTATACGATTGTCCAAAAGATCCATGGCAATGTAGTTACTGGTTGGTCGTCAATGATGATTTCTATTTGGGCACTCGGCGGTGTACAATTGATTTGTATCAGTGTCATCGGTGAATACGTCGGAAAGATATTTAATGAAGTTAAACATCGTCCAAGATTTACGATTGAACGTGATATTTACACTGAAAAGACACTAAAAGAAGAAAATAACGAGGTAAAGTAA